In the Ricinus communis isolate WT05 ecotype wild-type chromosome 3, ASM1957865v1, whole genome shotgun sequence genome, CATATAAAAAGAGATTGTAGGAAGTTGCAGAATAAGAAAACTCAGCCCACCCATATTGCAACCACCACAGATACTTCTGAGAAGCCTGCAATGATATTTGCAGATGATTATGCAAAATTTGCCTAGTACTAAGAATCATTGAAAACTCAATCTCCTCCTATTACTGCAATCGTCGAGTCAGGTTAATTCAACACATGTCTTGTGTCCTCTTCAAAATGGGTCAATGATTTTGGTGCTGCAGATCATGTGACAGGTAATTGAAAACCgttttctaaattttagtCGCATAAATCTAGCTCTCCAGCTACTTTAGCAGATGGGTCAATATCTTATGTTATTGGGTCTGagacaattaatttaacatcGTCACTTTATCACCTGTTTTTAGTTTACCACagttatcatttaattttttgtcaGCAAACTCACTCGTAGCCTTAACTATTGTGTATTTGTTGGAGAGAATTTGGTTTCGTGGAAAAACAAGAAGCAGAATTTGTCTCATGTTCAAGTGCAGAATCAAAGTATAGAGTTATGTCTAAGTCTGTATATGAAATAATATGGATATATCAGCTTTTGACTGAAAGTAGGCCTTAAAACTTCAACACTAGCGGAATAAACTTCAATTTAGCCACTAATTTTGTCACACAGgctcaatttaattattttctaaatttatggaCTTTTTAGCCCAAacctttatatatttagcttaaattaatctattttggaaaaattgaaaGTAAAAGTCACtctcttgaaaataaaaaaataattaaaaattttataataatatttaaaaattattttataattttagtacaattaatataattaagcaatAAGTATTTATTACTACTATTATTCTCGCTAAAATCGCTTTCATCTCCACCGCCCTCAGCACCACCACCACTATAACTGTCTCCTTCACcgtcattattaaaaaaaaaaacagtaatAACATTGAAAAGTggcaatatttattttttttattgcgttttgtttaaatataaatatatattttttagtttaaataatttaatttaatgtaagaattattatttttagtttttcattGTATCCACTCTCTTTCTAGAGTGTGTAACTCactcttatttaaaaaatagcacTGATTTGAGCTGAATATATAAAGGATTGGACTAAAATatccataaattttaaaaagtgaCTAAATTGAACCCCAACAATAAGGTCAGTAGCCAAATTGAAAACTTTATTCTAGCACCAGCCAAGTTGTGGTGTGATAACCAAGTTGCTCTTCACATTGCATCCAATCTTGTATTTCATGAACAAACTAAGTAGATCGAGATTAACTGCCATTTCATTCGTGAGAAGATTCAGCaaggtttgatttttataagCTATGTGAAGATAGGAAAACAACTGGGAGATATCTTCACGAAGGCTCTTAATAGGATTTGGGTTGGTTATTCTCTGTAACAAACTGGACATGATTAATATCTATGCTCCAGCTTGAAGGCGACTATTATAGATGTTATATGTAAAATAGGATTGTGTATAGCAATTAGAAGATTTGTGTAATTAGgagtcataaataaattaggattatatatatatatatgagtattgATTATTGTAATTCGAATCCTTCagtcaaattataataattagtaaCATTAGTTCAATATACATTTAAAGAACTATAATGCATAAGTTTTATAAAACAAAGATAATCAAAATAGCAAGCAATACTAAGCTTATTTCTGCAAATGCTGAAATAAATTGTAAAAGCTATCATTAGATAGAATTGCAAAGTGCAAAGAAACTAATGATCACTATAGAGCATAGAAATTCAACCCAAACAAGGTCACAAGTAAACCATGGATAGATCCAAATGTTGAAATTCATCAAGCTATTGCATTACAAGCTTTGTCACTTAGCTGTTTCTTACATGCGTCACTTTTTGCTGTTTGTCTCATCTTTCCATCCCTCCTAATTTGCTCAACTTTTTTGGCATTAGCTGTTACATTTACCTATAATTGGCTTATATCATATTTGTCAAAAGTTcccttcattttcttttggtaAATAACTATATCTATACCACTgatttgtttttctcttaacAGGAATAAGAGCTTTGAGATCAGATCTTCAGGAAAAATTGGTTCAGGTACAACGGAGGTAGATATATTGAAGATGATTTAATTTGGAATTGATATAAACAATGTTTTGGCTGTTGATTTTCTTAGGATGATGCAAGACCCATGATTTAATGACTAGTACAAGTCTTTTGGTTTCTCATGTGGGGCATTGTCTCTCAACTGAACCACCATTTGTCCTTTTGGCTGGTTATTAgataatcatatatatattttcccCTCCATGTCTGAtgtattttctatatttccCTTTGTTTTCTAACTGCATGTgcaatttgttttctttgtaaCTTCAAAAAGACGTTTGCTTTCTGTGACAGATACCATTTTCTACAATTCTGAAGAAACCTGGAGAAGAAAATTTAGAAAGGTTTTATGAGACTTTCCATGGAACAAATGTTAGCATTCAGGTGAATATTGACTTATGGAAGCACCGATACTAATTGGCTGATATTTTCATTGTGATTCTCCTTGGTTTCAGTTTCTTATGTTCTCcatctatttctatttttcttttacattttatgATTAACGAACCTTTTGATAGTATTTGGCAACTGTAGATATAATCAGAGGATACTTGCATAAATCGTTATCTACAACCATGGAGTTTATAGTTGAAAGTGACAAAGGTGAAGTTTTGATGTTAGGAACATTActtcttattcttattattgtcTAATACTTAAACTCAATAAGTTTCCATCTATCTGTGGCTGTTATCTTCAGTTGATCTTCTTGAGAGACCAGTTTCTCCTGAAATGGCTATCTTTTACATTACTCAGGACACTCAAAGACATCCCTTGCTTCCTGAATTAAAGTCAggtttgcttcttcttctctattcCTAATTCCTATTGTCTTTTTCAGAGTCTTTAATACAAGTTTATAAGTGGCATCCAGTGATATTTTTGTATGAAGGAGCATGTAGGTGCACatgtttgtttatttgcaTATTGCATGATTTGGAATTCCAGCTGTATGCATCTAAGTATTGTGTAAGCACTTGTAGTATTTAGAAGATCTGTGAACTGTATATGGTTGAATAGGTGGTTTTCGAGTGACTGGAAGAATATCTACTCAATGTTCCTTGTTGGATCCTATCAGTGGCGAGCTAATAGTAGAAAGATCTGCAGTTTCCCTTCGCTCCATTGACATTCACTTGCTTCGAGTAGAGtcaattcttcttggagagaAAATTGTGACTGAAACCTCTTTGATTCAGACCACACAGGCATGGCACGTTTCACATCTTATGAAATTCCCAACTCATATGATgatcttttatatttcttttcctttaacATTATCAGATAGCAGATGGAGATGTCTGTCGCAATGTGACTTTTCCCATATATGTTATTCTACCCCGTCTTTTGACTTGTCCTACTGTCTTAGCCGGGTGAGTCCTTGACCTTCTTTAGTATAGTTTTTTAGCGAATGCATTAAAGTGAAAGGAAActgtaagaaaattaaaattggttATGCTGAAGCTTAGCTGctaaaatcctttttttttttttttaatatttctcaGTTCAAAAGAAAGTGGACTAAATTGAGTCAAAATTATGTTAAACTCAATGCTACTACATGTTGGAGTAATTACAGTAATACTTAtgctttctcttttctttggtttaaattgttgAGTTGATCATGCAAATAGGTTAATTGGTATACCTGCACTTAATTTCTTATGGAGGTAATTGGTTTGGTATCTGGGCCCTTCATGAAAATCCAATAGCCGAATGGTCCCAATTAAGAGTTTGCAATTGGTCTGGTTCCATAAGGATCATTGTTCGGTATTTTTTCACCAGGATTCTCCTCTTTATTGAGAAAATGTTACAGCTTTTGTAGCTTATTTAGGTGTTTGACGTGGGAAACAATGAAGGTGAACTTCGATATCTGGACAGTGGAAAAGTTGATTTATTTCCCTTGCACCCAGTGTTATAGCTATAGGAGTAAAATGCTTGACGACTTCGGGCTTCTTCTACTTTGCTTATAATCATTGCCTGTACAGTTTTCTTGAGATGTTGTATCAGAAAAGGTTAAACTATGCAGTGATTATTTCTCCCACCATTCTATTAGTCATTTATTTAGTTATCTATTTTGGTGTGTGGTGGGGGGAGGGGATGGCGTGGGTTTATGCACATTTTGCATGTTCAAGTGGATTTTAAGTAATGTCATCTACTACTTAATCTGTGTGGCTGGCATCCTTTCATTGGCTCTGGTCTTGATTATTGTGTTTATATGACAATGTCAATATGGTCACCAGAATAAGCTCCTTTTCTTCTCTGTATTGCCTGTTGCAGACCATTTTCAATTGAGTTCAAAGTGTCCATTGTTATCAGCTTTCAGTCAGAACTGTCCAGATTGCATACAAAATCTGATCCAAGAACTCCAAGACTCTGGGTAAgcattatttctaaattttcacTCTAGAGGTAAGCTATTTGGCATATCTAAAATGCCTTTTTAATTTCAGCTTGCAATGGAAACTTTACCGCTTGAACTTGTCCGATCAAAGTGAGCAATCAATCCGGAGGAAATAATATACAGCGATCTTTTATATGCCTTTCAAGATTGCCCTGAAGGTACAGAGGCAATAGTGCAAATACAGCAGTGTCCATCCGAAATATGCTTGGGTGTCTGTATGTTCAGAACTAAAACTATTATTATGAATGTAAAGTCTACACCTTCAGATTGAAATCATGATATCAGCATATGTAAACTTCACTGAAGCAAGACCCTGTATATCTTCTTGGGTCCTAAACTATTTCTGCGCCATGCTCCGGTTGTTTGTTGGTAATTATTGATGGATTGATTGAGATAATATAAACAGGGTTATCCTTTTTCTGCACCaaccaaaataagaaaaataacagaaaGATTGATTGAGAATTGCATACTGGAGTGAAGATCTTTAGTTGCCAGAAATGGCATTCATAATTTGTATCTCATTACATCTGCATCAAGTGTTCCAAGTCAAT is a window encoding:
- the LOC8283117 gene encoding vacuolar protein sorting-associated protein 26C isoform X2, with the protein product MGFVLLSTDPLTYRFSVRGGSAGVIESFYGAIKPITIVNKSFEIRSSGKIGSGTTEIPFSTILKKPGEENLERFYETFHGTNVSIQYLATVDIIRGYLHKSLSTTMEFIVESDKVDLLERPVSPEMAIFYITQDTQRHPLLPELKSGGFRVTGRISTQCSLLDPISGELIVERSAVSLRSIDIHLLRVESILLGEKIVTETSLIQTTQIADGDVCRNVTFPIYVILPRLLTCPTVLAGPFSIEFKVSIVISFQSELSRLHTKSDPRTPRLWLAMETLPLELVRSK
- the LOC8283117 gene encoding vacuolar protein sorting-associated protein 26C isoform X1, with the protein product MSTTIDLKLSRSNRIYRPSDPLRGKIVIKSSSSLSHYGIRLTVNGSVNLQVRGGSAGVIESFYGAIKPITIVNKSFEIRSSGKIGSGTTEIPFSTILKKPGEENLERFYETFHGTNVSIQYLATVDIIRGYLHKSLSTTMEFIVESDKVDLLERPVSPEMAIFYITQDTQRHPLLPELKSGGFRVTGRISTQCSLLDPISGELIVERSAVSLRSIDIHLLRVESILLGEKIVTETSLIQTTQIADGDVCRNVTFPIYVILPRLLTCPTVLAGPFSIEFKVSIVISFQSELSRLHTKSDPRTPRLWLAMETLPLELVRSK
- the LOC8283117 gene encoding vacuolar protein sorting-associated protein 26C isoform X3, with product MEVRPLSEFASVFLDQLASASTTCLCSCLGQHHCVGISYVIGIRALRSDLQEKLVQIPFSTILKKPGEENLERFYETFHGTNVSIQYLATVDIIRGYLHKSLSTTMEFIVESDKVDLLERPVSPEMAIFYITQDTQRHPLLPELKSGGFRVTGRISTQCSLLDPISGELIVERSAVSLRSIDIHLLRVESILLGEKIVTETSLIQTTQIADGDVCRNVTFPIYVILPRLLTCPTVLAGPFSIEFKVSIVISFQSELSRLHTKSDPRTPRLWLAMETLPLELVRSK